The Cervus canadensis isolate Bull #8, Minnesota chromosome X, ASM1932006v1, whole genome shotgun sequence genome contains the following window.
TGTTATTAAAAATTCTTAACTCTATGCTACTTTAAGTCAGTGATAATAATGTACTATATGTAAAGTACTATATCATAATAATTCATAATTTATAGCACAATAATAAGATACACCTGGTCCGAGTTGATTTAGTCTTTGTGCCTCTGAGGAGCAGGCATCACACATGTAAACTggctctgtattttttttcttcaagtaaaTACTAGTTTCAGTGGAGTTCTGATAATTTTCCCAGTTACACTCTAAAAGGGCATCATAAGGACTAAATTACACAGAGGCTTTAGAGAATGTGTTGTGTTCTATATCTCTTGTAAAGAAGTGTATTTCTAAATGCTGTCTGTTACAATActcaagtttttcatttttaaatgtaaaagacactccacaaaaaaacacaaaacataaaagtTGAAGTAATGCACGTGTGTTGAAGTTACTATACTGCAGGTTGTCCCAATCCCAGCGAACACCTAATCAAGTGAGGATTTATCCTTTTTTCCAAAGTGGCCAATTCCTTTTCAAACTCAGCTTCTATCTTATCATTTAACCCCTGAAGCTCTTTGAGGTCTAGGACACCTGTACTGTTAGACCCAGTCAGAACGGgagcatttgcatcttttgactATCTGTGTGGTCTCTTTCTTAACTCCTTTCTTCCCTGACCTCTTCAGCAGCCCCTGCTGCTGCTTAGGAAAGCCCTTCCCTTATCTACGTTTGCCATGTTAAAGGGAAAGAACAAACTTTTATAGTGACGACCTGGACGCTCAGGGCCAAATTCAGGTTGCTGAAAACTCTCAAAGGAGAAGGCGGGGACGACTGCAGCAGCGGAGGAGATGAAGACCTCTTAGGTCGGgctgggggaagaaaggaaatggcTGGCCTCATCCTTAATCACTGCCAAAGGAAAGAGCACACTAGTAAGAAGGCACTGAGGAAGACCTCATAAAACCCTTCTCaagcccctgccccctgccagtGAACTGCATTCccagtcaacttttttttttttttttcctggcatcaTTCATTGGCTGAGTGTGATGGACAAACCTGCAGCCCAAAGAATGTGCAAGCTTATCGGCTTTCCTGGCTCTTTTTACCTTTGACTTAGCCTAGGTGGTTGAAGCACCCAACGCCCACCTTTTGCATTCCCAGAATCCTATCTATACTGATTAAAAAATCCAGGACACCTGCCCgcttcccaccccaaccccaaccaGACTTAACCTGAAAAGACCAGTAAGTTGTCTTTCCAATTAGCTTCTTATGCCCACCCAACTTGATTTGAGACAAGAACTTTTGGTAAAACCTAATCAAAGAGATGAACGGGGAGAAAATATACCAATCTCCGTACACCAATCTTCCTGTAGGGTGCTTCTGAATGATTATTATTATCCGCATATCTCCTTTTATTCTGCAAATATTCCATAATGACATGTGTTCCTTTAATACTGGAAAATACACAGCAGGAAGGGGCTAAATACTTCAGTAAATGTGCTAAGCTGCAACAAGGATGTTGCATTCCATGTAGAAATTTTAAGGGCTCTACTATTTGTGATGTCTGGCAAGCACGGTATATTATCCTATTTGAGAACCTCTGCAGCAGTGACccaggtgttgtgtgtgtgtatgtctgtgtgtgtgctcagtcacgtgtAACCCTTtgcgagaccccatggactaccaggctcctctagaggtccatggaattttccaggcaagaatactggagtgggttgccatttgagtgggttgccatttcctcctccagaggctctttctgtaccagggatcaaacacacatctcttgagtctcctacattgacaggcagattctttattactgcaCCACCTGAGTAGCCCATACTGAGCCAGGTACATGCTATTTACTACAGTCTTCTATTTGGCACTGGCTTATAAGTAAATCTGCTGCCACACAACTTCTCGATGGATGCAAAAATCTCAGAACTAAAATACAGGCACTCTCAGAATAGCACAGCTATTGCAAAAAGCAACCATTTGCTTCCTGATTTTGTATAAATCATAACCTACATATCCAAACATGCATGACtggttaaatatatatttcatgggttggaagatttttacatttatagacacgaaggggcttcccagtggctcaggggtaaagaatctgcctgcaatgcaggagacaccagttcaatccctgggttgggaagatcgatTGGAGggcactccagttttcttgcctgggaaatcccatggacagaggagcctggcaggctatgctccatggggtcacaaagagtcggactcaactgaggcGGCTGAGCACACAACAAACACATAGACATGAGGGGCTACTGTTAAGCAGGGGTAAATGCAAGATACTAAACTATATATGGTGGGATCTGGGAAGACTATTGGGTAATTTTATGGCAAGAGACCCTGAAATTCGCAAATCCTATCTTCCTCCTGCTGCAACTCTTTCCTGTAAGGTCTTGAAGAAAATGTATGCAATTGGGGAAATAGCAGATGTGAAATAAAGTATCATTTGCTGTGCTTGTGACTTTATGCCTAGTACAAAGCACTCTGCTAAACTGAGTTTAAGAGGTCtccttaaaataaattcaaaccaAAATCTTAGGATCATGCATAATATCACttacaaggaaaaataaactacACAAGGGAGGGAGACCTCCTCCCAAGTCACAGTGGAGGATGGGCCTGGGTCATTTCAGATTCTACTCTGGAAAGTGAAAACTGTTATTGATATCCTTTCTGGGTGAGGCACTCCTGCCTATCTCCCCACTTCCCCATCCCCACTTCTTCCCATTCtctccactccccaccctcctcccttctcttctcccctCTCATTTCCCATCCTTCTCTCTTCCACTCTGTTCTCCTTCCACCCCCCTCTtcaccctccctctgcctccccactTTCTCTACTTCAACCCTCCTCCCcattccttcctccccttctctttctctcccccttgTCTTagtcctcctcccctctcccattttTCTCCAATCACTTGAATGTATATCCTCCAAAAAAGACCTAAGATCTAGGAAATGCATCAGAACGTTAattataatcatatattttaaaacatccctTTTCCTAAAGATTCCCTACTTTTTCTATAATAAGCAACACATTTTTTTATAATGAGGCAAATATGGTAGATTTTTATAGCACGATACActttatttgacattttaagttgcaatagaatatgaaaaaaatgatataaagtgATCATTTCCAGTGAAAGGCAAAGTAGAACATAttacaaagaaaatgtggttaGTACCTTTAGTTCACAGTTACACAGGATAAGatgagcagatttttaaaaaatactatgttAACACCTCAGTAATAAACAGTAACTTCATTATGCTTAAATTTATAAATCACTATGTCACATTaacatgctcagtcatatcatACATGGTTTGATGGACATTATTAAATGTATGCTAATCTTTTTTCAAGCAGTCAAATTTCACAATGTGCTGTTCAAGTTAGTATAATACGTATTTCTATAGCAAATGAAGGCACAGCTAGTACAAAGCAGATTTAAACCCTTAGTCTGTtgggctggggaaaaaaaatacacttgcATTGATACTTCAGgaactttgttttatttcaagaaaatattgTCTTGGTTAACAATTCTGACAGTTGTCACAGCTATATTGTAATAGGAAcacaacaaaaaatttcacaggaATTAAAACTTTGTAGCACCAAACAACATGCTTTAGATAACTGACAGCAATTTACATGTTTTGACGAATATTACACAGCAACAGCCTAGATAGAATAAACTGATACTTAAGAAAATTTAAGACAATATTTTAGGCTACCAAGAAGGTACAAAAACTCAAGACTATGAGGAATACTAGTGTTGAGATTACAGGGCAGGTTTTTGCAAAGCTATATAAACCTTCTTTACTTCTGCTTGAAATTTGAGATTCCTGAAAATTCTTTCATGCAgcctcttttatatttttgttatttcctgtTTCCATAATCTTTACCGAAATCATAAGTACCGTTGACTTCTCCTGTATAGTAATAGATTGATTTCAGGATGACATTATCATGTAAAGTTTGACCAATTTCAAAATCTTCATCAAGGATAGCATCTTCTCGTGGTTCAAGCTTTCCGATAGTAGGAATCTCAGGAGGGCTAAAGAAGTTGAAGAATGATGCATTAGGAACCACTCTTGGCTGGGTTTCAACTTGTCCAGTagcagctgtgtgactctgggtggTTGTCACTGTGACATCCTTTCCTCTTCTCCAATCTATCTTACAGCCTTTGCAATCTTGGATCTCCCAGCCCCAAGAGAAGAAGGGATCATTGCGATCCGGCTTTGACTTTATTATATATGTCTTGGTCAGCACCTCATTCTTGAAGTATGGATTGGGTAGAAAGCAAAATTCAAATGTGTAACTTACAGGCCTGCCGGGTTTTGAAAACTTCAGGCTAACATCAGACAGGAACTTAAGAATGGGCTCATCATACTTCTGAATCATGGGCCCCAGCTTGTCAACATTCTTGAACACAGTCAGCCAATAGTCGGGAATGCCTTTAGGATCTTCTCTTTTAGGCTTTCCTTTGCGAGCTCTTTTAAGAGCTCTTTCTTCAGGCGTGACCTCAGGAACTCTTTTTGGAGCCTCTTTTCCTGGAGTCCTGGTCTTAGCCTCTGCTGCTTTAGTCTGCCCTTTATCTTCTGCCTTTGCCTGGGGGGCTTCTTTTGGATCTTCTTTTACTTCAGGCTTGGCCTCCAGAGCATCTTTGGACTCTGCTTTTTCTTCAGTCTTTGCTTTGGGATTTTCTTTTGGTGTTACATTTTCTTCAGCCTTGACCTCAGGTTTTGCTTCCAGatcatcctcttcttcctcacCCTCTAAAGCAGGCATCTCACTAGAGTCTTCCTGTATCTCTTCATCGCTGCTGAACACCTCATCCTCCGAATTCCATTCACATTCTTCTTCCGTGGGCTCATATTCTGCATTGATGATTTCGAATCGCCGGTTGTACAGAGGCCTATTGAGTTCGGCATATTTTCGTTCAAGATCATGAACTGCCTTTAAAAACAGGGCATCTACCTTGTCACATTCGTCTTGAATATTTCTGAGAGCCTGCACACGATTTCTAACTGCCCGAGGCAGCTGATCCACGAAACTTCTACCTGACGGAGTCCGCCGCACACTTCTGGAAGGCCCAGGTACACTTACACTTCTATAGAAGGGGCTGCggccattgctgctgctgctgctagagCTGCTGCTGTCAGATTCGTCCCCAGAATCGCTAGACGAGATAGCTACCATCTCTTCATCCACCCCCTGGGCGGCAGGCTCCGAGACCCTGTTAGGATCCGCTTCTGCCATTCTGCAAGCCTGCAAACCTCTTAGGGTGGTCACTACCGCGTGCCCAGAGATGGGTAGAAAATGACTCACGGATGCTTGGATGCTGGCGGCGGAAGCCGGGGCTGAGGAGGTGGCAGCGGAGAAGGCAGCAGGAGCGCTGGGCGGGGCGCGGCTGGGCCGAGGTGATGGCaccggaggcggcggcggcggcggaggcctGGGCGAAAGAGGCGGAGGCCAAGCCTCTCTGAGCTGCAGCTGCGGCGGACTGAGGCGTGACGCACCTGAATGTCGCATTGCGTGAGCCCCAGATCTCTTCACTGCTTACATCTTGTGCCCCCTCCCCTCGCAGTCAGACCTCCCGTTCATTTAGTTCCCAGGGTGCCTTTACCTCGCACCTCATTTGCTGGACCAACTTGATTGACCTTGATTGACAATGCCTCAGCCCAATAAGTGCGCAAGCACACCGCCCCCTCCAGGCTCTGCCCTCCCTTCCAGACGTTCCTTGGTTGCTGAGGCACACACCACTGGaagacgtttttttttttttttccccttaaaattctatctttatagatttataatttcaaaaaaaaaaagcttagataTGAGGTAAAAATACTAGTCATGGTTCCTAACAAGGGAAGAGGAGTATCCTCCCATCCGCGCATCCTTAATTCCCGTTTGGTTTGTCAGGGGCCTCGTGAcaaaaagctgtttttaaaaaattggaagaaaatgctCCAAATGGCATCATTGGGTAGTATgattatggattttttaaaattctctttcttttatctGAATGTTTTATGAGCATGTATTTTTTACACTGGGGAAAAGGGGGGAGTGGTTTATTGGCGAAGGGGGGGGGGGCCTAGAAAGCAGGCATATTGAATTCCACGGAGCAGCTTTAATAAGTGCTGTCTGTGATGTTTGGCAAGCCTGGTTTATATCCATCTACAAGGTTTGCGAACCCATGTGGCCGTGAGTCAGTTACACCATTTTTACTGTACTCTCTCTTTAAGCTGACATATAATAGACCCCATCCTTGCTGGTGATTTGCCACGTAGTCCTTCTCGATGTTTGTAACAACCTTGTAGATAAAAGGGATAAACGGGCATTCAAATGTTAGGTAGTATTATTTAAAAGCAGATGGTTTGTGCTATACTTTCGTgcagcagcttttaatttcacgaatagcagggtgggagggggaatctgTGCTGATGAAACTGCACCCTCTGTCAGTGTGTACTTTACAATGTCATCTGCCACCAGTTTCCGTCTAACATTGTAAAATTCTAGCCATACTGAAGTATGATTTACAGGTCcagtaatatataaataaacttgcaaaatgaagtttaaaaacaggtatgttatttttatttacaggGTTCTTTTCTGCAACAGAACGACTCCCTTGTTACAACCAAAAAGACCAGTGTTTACTTTTCATTAAAAGGTAAGGAACATATTTAGCCCATTTTTATGAATGACAAGCATTACCTatctatatttgaataaaaattcaCAAGATGTAgtcttttaattggaagatatCTTGTTAGTTCCATGGAAACAGAAATTCCCACGGAGGTGATTTGGAATACTAATGTAGAAAATAACCTAATTAATCACATTCATTTTTCTAAACTTGCTCATAGACTACAAGTAACAAATTAAATATACAATATGATGAATTATTCATTTCAAATGAGGAAAAGGATTAAAGTTAGATTAACccttatctttcctttttattacagaattttgtgcttatttagtc
Protein-coding sequences here:
- the NAP1L3 gene encoding nucleosome assembly protein 1-like 3, which codes for MRHSGASRLSPPQLQLREAWPPPLSPRPPPPPPPPVPSPRPSRAPPSAPAAFSAATSSAPASAASIQASVSHFLPISGHAVVTTLRGLQACRMAEADPNRVSEPAAQGVDEEMVAISSSDSGDESDSSSSSSSSSNGRSPFYRSVSVPGPSRSVRRTPSGRSFVDQLPRAVRNRVQALRNIQDECDKVDALFLKAVHDLERKYAELNRPLYNRRFEIINAEYEPTEEECEWNSEDEVFSSDEEIQEDSSEMPALEGEEEEDDLEAKPEVKAEENVTPKENPKAKTEEKAESKDALEAKPEVKEDPKEAPQAKAEDKGQTKAAEAKTRTPGKEAPKRVPEVTPEERALKRARKGKPKREDPKGIPDYWLTVFKNVDKLGPMIQKYDEPILKFLSDVSLKFSKPGRPVSYTFEFCFLPNPYFKNEVLTKTYIIKSKPDRNDPFFSWGWEIQDCKGCKIDWRRGKDVTVTTTQSHTAATGQVETQPRVVPNASFFNFFSPPEIPTIGKLEPREDAILDEDFEIGQTLHDNVILKSIYYYTGEVNGTYDFGKDYGNRK